The proteins below come from a single Mya arenaria isolate MELC-2E11 chromosome 8, ASM2691426v1 genomic window:
- the LOC128244167 gene encoding uncharacterized protein LOC128244167 — protein sequence MALTSGERSALWRKRQRENETKHEEYKRKERERYKKRKALGQLKPIKDLTEREKRQKRRQSKLTEEIQSMHFGGSKRQISIHTGVAYVHNKTISFATISDTLSHAPPAIWAHLQPIILNLKDTYPRLKKLHMISDGPTTQYRCKTIFYLFATKLFDLGFSEGGSWNFMEAGHGKGAPDGVGAALKRNADALVNTHNRDVICAADLVDGLQLQKSTILAVEVKENDVILQEQTIPLAVSPVPQTMKLHQITCKEKGVVSSRVLSCFCSENCSCYDPVTTRFDVNMHESSMTEGTTVSMLPESVSNKDSVLVVPVSLDESLIDRFCVVDYDGRPYPGKIVDVDDNNIEVSAMHCIGDNRFFWPLTPDVIWYEGVKVVTLLNNEPSLVTTRHRAIDKTVWEAIVKKMEL from the exons GAGAACGATCAGCGCTGTGGCGTAAGAGGCAAAGGGAAAACGAGACCAAACACGAGGAGTACAAAAGGAAAGAAAGGGAaagatacaaaaaaagaaaagcgCTCGGGCAACTAAAACCAATTAAAGATCTAACAGAAAGAGAAAAACGTCAAAAGCGTCG tcaatcaaaattaacaGAAGAAATCCAAAGCATGCATTTTGGCGGGTCAAAACGGCAAATTTCTATACACACAGGAGTTGCATATGTCCACAACAAAACTATTTCGTTTGCCACGATTTCAGACACACTTAGTCATGCCCCTCCCGCAATATGGGCCCACCTTCAACcaatcattttgaatttgaaagacACATATCCAAGGCTTAAGAAATTACACATGATTTCGGACGGACCAACCACTCAGTATCGctgtaaaacaattttttatctGTTTGCAACAAAACTCTTTGACCTTGGCTTCTCGGAAGGTGGTTCCTGGAACTTCATGGAGGCGGGGCACGGTAAAGGGGCCCCGGATGGTGTGGGGGCTGCACTGAAAAGAAACGCGGACGCGCTTGTCAACACACATAACCGTGACGTCATCTGCGCAGCTGACCTCGTCGATG GATTACAGCTGCAAAAAAGTACCATTCTTGCAGTCGAAGTGAAAGAAaacgatgtaatattacaaGAGCAAACCATTCCGTTAGCTGTCAGCCCAGTTCCACAAACTATGAAGCTACACCAG ATTACTTGCAAAGAGAAAGGAGTTGTATCATCCAGGGTCCTGAGCTGTTTCTGTTCAGAGAATTGTTCCTGTTACGATCCTGTCACTACAAGATTTGATGTCAAT ATGCATGAAAGTTCAATGACAGAGGGTACAACAGTGTCCATGCTTCCGGAGTCAGTGTCGAATAAG GATAGTGTGCTGGTCGTTCCTGTGTCTTTGGACGAATCTCTCATCGACCGTTTTTGTGTTGTGGATTATGACGGCCGTCCATATCCAGGGAAAATCGTCGATGTCGATGACAACAATATTGAAGTTTCCGCCATGCATTGTATTGGTGACAACAGATTTTTTTGGCCTCTTACCCCAGATGTTATTTGGTATGAGGGAGTTAAAGTGGTCACCTTGCTCAATAATGAACCAAGCCTTGTAACCACAAGGCACCGTGCTATTGACAAGACTGTTTGGGAAGCAATAGTGAAAAAGATGGaactttaa